Proteins encoded by one window of Orbaceae bacterium BiB:
- the allE gene encoding (S)-ureidoglycine aminohydrolase produces MGYINNNIGYPKDLLASRAVIKKDNYALIPQDGLVKNVIPGFENCDITILSTPKLGASFVDYIVTMHRGGVNAQGFGGDQIETFVYVIEGDVEAKADKQAFKLQTGGYLYCPPGVKLFLKNNAETSKLFLYKRRYQPLAGHNPYVVANNINNLEKINYEGMTDVIIQDFLPKELTFDMNFHILTFKPGASHGYIETHVQEHGAYLLSGEGMYVLDNDWIPVKKGDYIFMAAYALQACYAVGHESLSYIYSKDCHRDVEI; encoded by the coding sequence ATGGGCTATATAAATAATAATATCGGATATCCTAAAGATCTACTGGCGTCACGTGCGGTAATAAAAAAGGATAATTATGCTTTAATTCCACAAGATGGTTTAGTTAAAAATGTGATTCCTGGCTTCGAAAATTGCGATATTACTATTCTATCGACACCAAAATTAGGCGCTTCGTTTGTTGATTATATCGTAACCATGCATCGTGGGGGTGTAAATGCACAAGGTTTTGGTGGTGATCAAATAGAGACATTTGTGTATGTCATCGAAGGGGATGTTGAAGCTAAAGCAGATAAACAAGCGTTTAAATTACAAACTGGCGGTTATTTGTATTGTCCACCAGGTGTGAAATTATTTTTAAAAAATAATGCTGAAACATCAAAGCTCTTTTTATATAAACGTCGATATCAGCCACTAGCAGGTCATAATCCTTATGTGGTTGCGAACAATATCAATAATCTTGAAAAAATTAACTATGAAGGTATGACAGACGTTATCATTCAGGACTTTTTACCAAAAGAACTCACATTTGATATGAATTTTCATATTTTAACGTTTAAGCCTGGTGCTAGCCATGGTTATATCGAAACTCATGTGCAAGAACATGGTGCTTATCTATTAAGTGGTGAAGGGATGTATGTCTTAGATAATGACTGGATCCCTGTTAAAAAGGGTGATTATATCTTTATGGCAGCGTATGCGCTACAGGCTTGCTATGCAGTAGGGCATGAGTCATTAAGTTATATTTATTCAAAAGATTGTCACCGAGATGTAGAAATATAA
- the allB gene encoding allantoinase AllB, giving the protein MNKFDLIIKNGLVILDSGEVKTDIAVKNGKIAAIGYDLGNAQNVIDADGLVVSPGMVDVHVHITDPGGVRADWEGYVTGTKSCAKGGVTSFIEMPLNQLPATVNAASIDKKYQAGKDKLYVDVASFGGLVPHNLNGGIQELDKAGVAAYKCFMTACGDPNIEGDFDRADDYTLYEGMKQIAKTGKILAIHAENGVIASGLAKAARARGETTLAQYVATRPVFTEVEAIRRAIYFAKITGCRIHICHVACPEGVVEVMKAREEGVDVTCETCLHYLYFVTDELDAIGMSTKCSPPIRDLAAKEGLWQQIFSGALLTVVSDHSPCSPDLKDKTNAFDAWGGISGVQNNVDIFFDEAVQKRGLSLKAFADLIAKKPAERFNLPTKGSITVGKDADLVLIKPNASYVLQASDLEYRNKFSPYVGKTINAQVAQTYLRGQLVYSQEGGVVEKPMGEYIYR; this is encoded by the coding sequence ATGAACAAATTTGATTTAATCATAAAAAATGGTTTGGTTATTTTGGATTCGGGTGAAGTCAAAACCGATATAGCAGTCAAAAATGGTAAAATTGCTGCAATTGGTTATGATTTAGGGAATGCTCAAAATGTAATAGATGCTGACGGCTTAGTTGTCAGTCCAGGTATGGTTGATGTTCATGTTCATATTACCGACCCTGGTGGCGTACGAGCGGACTGGGAAGGGTATGTAACAGGAACCAAATCCTGTGCTAAAGGCGGTGTCACTTCTTTTATCGAAATGCCATTAAATCAATTACCAGCAACGGTCAATGCCGCTAGTATCGATAAAAAATATCAAGCAGGTAAAGATAAACTTTATGTTGATGTCGCCTCGTTTGGTGGTTTAGTGCCACATAACTTAAACGGTGGTATTCAAGAGCTTGATAAAGCAGGTGTTGCTGCATACAAATGTTTTATGACGGCATGTGGTGATCCGAATATCGAAGGAGACTTTGATAGAGCTGATGATTATACGTTATATGAAGGCATGAAACAGATTGCTAAAACAGGTAAGATTTTAGCTATCCATGCTGAAAATGGTGTCATTGCAAGTGGACTTGCTAAAGCAGCTCGAGCTCGTGGTGAAACGACATTAGCGCAGTATGTTGCGACTCGTCCAGTATTTACTGAAGTAGAAGCAATTCGTCGAGCTATCTATTTTGCTAAGATCACTGGATGTCGTATCCATATTTGTCATGTAGCTTGTCCTGAAGGTGTTGTTGAAGTCATGAAGGCACGAGAAGAAGGTGTCGATGTGACTTGTGAAACATGTTTACATTATCTCTATTTTGTTACTGATGAGTTAGATGCGATCGGTATGTCGACGAAATGCTCTCCTCCAATTCGTGATTTAGCGGCTAAAGAAGGATTATGGCAGCAGATTTTCTCTGGTGCATTATTGACTGTGGTATCAGATCATTCGCCTTGTTCACCAGATTTGAAGGACAAAACCAATGCATTTGATGCTTGGGGCGGAATCTCTGGTGTACAAAATAACGTAGATATCTTTTTTGATGAAGCGGTACAAAAAAGAGGTCTATCATTGAAGGCATTTGCTGATTTAATTGCTAAAAAGCCAGCTGAACGCTTTAATTTACCGACTAAAGGCTCAATTACAGTTGGTAAAGATGCCGATTTAGTGTTAATTAAACCAAATGCATCTTATGTATTGCAAGCAAGTGATTTAGAGTATCGTAATAAATTTAGTCCTTATGTTGGGAAAACAATTAACGCACAAGTAGCTCAAACTTACTTACGTGGTCAATTAGTTTACTCGCAAGAGGGTGGCGTTGTTGAAAAACCGATGGGTGAGTATATCTATCGTTAA